The DNA region GAGAAGGTTTCTTGGGATAAGTGGCAGCTAAACAGACCTAAAGACAGAGTAGGTGTAGCCATGCCAATAGAAGAAAGAGTTTCTGGCAGAGGACACAGCCCACGCGCACGCCTGTAGCCTAAGCAAGCCCTGGCCCAGCAGCCCACTCGGAGAGGGGGAGAAGCAGTGCTCCCTCATGCCACGGCCAGTCTTAGTCAAGCCTCTGGCAGGTGCTGACCTTGGCACAGCGGATCAGGGCAGGAATTTCTGAGTAGAGGTCAGAGGAATCAGGCCGGGTCTGGAGCACCAGGGAGCAGAGATGATGCAGCAGTGACTGTCGGCGCACCGTGTCTTTCACCTCTGACACCTTCTCCAGGTAGCTCAGCTCAAAGCCGCTGCTCTGAAAGGACCCCGTCTGAGCCTGAGCCTGAGCCTGAGCCtggctggctccagagccctggCCCCCGCCCTCATGTGCTCTCAGCTCACCTGGGAGCCGTTGAGGAAGTTGCCCACAGCCAGCAGGGTGGCCAGGATGCAGTGGAAGGTGGCATTTTGCACCAGCTGTTGCATGCCCACTTTCAGGTCAAACAGTGGCTCTGCAATTTCCTGGTGTGGGAGACCAGGGACTCAGACTACGTGGTCATCATGCTCACCTGTCCCCACTGCCTGTCCCATCCCATGACCCAGGTACCCGCTCCATGCTGTCATAATCCAGCTTGAAGGCCCAGAGTTGTAGGCGGGCAGCCAGGCCCCTGATGGAAGCGAGAGTCATCAGGAAGTTTTCGGCTGGGCCCAGGGGTATGTCAGGATTGGCCAGCTGGGCCTCCTCGATCTTCTGCCGCTCCTCCTCTGTGGGCATCATGGTCAGTAGCTTCTGAGAATGCACCCAACGGCCCACATAGGCCACTCAGTGCTGGCCTGAGGCCTCACGTATTGGTCTTGACTCCTCCCTAGGTCATCTGGGGCAGCCCCAGAGTCTGGGGAAATGCCAAGCCCATGCTCACCACTGGAGGGACAGGAAATAACCACTGACCAAAGGAGAGGGCCAGACTTGCTGCACCCTTATTAGCTGGGTATCCCTACCTCAATGCCATCCTTGCTGACAGCAAACTCATCAAAGTTGAGCAGGGCAGCCTTAATGACGTGCACAGGTGGCAGCGTGGTTAGGCCGATGTTGATGGCGTTGCTGCGCTTGGGGTCCAGCACGGTGGTCACTGTGCGGCGGCCCTCACCAGCTTTCTTTGAAATTGGGCGAAGGGCAGTGTAAGATTGGGAAACGGTCTAACTGGGGCAACAATCTAAGAGGGCACACCAAGGCCCCACTCTGAATGGCTAAATGGTGGGATTACCCCACAGCCAGGGATCTGGGATGTGTAAGGCCTTGGGATGGGCTTAGACACTAGTTAGGGTTGGGCTGAATTCTTACTGAGGGACCTCAGACAAGTCGCTATTCCTTTCtttgcctcggtttccccatgtGGGAAATGAGTGGCAGCCCCAGCAGTTCAGACGCTTGAGCTCTGattgcctcctctctcccctagGGTTACCTTGCAGACGAGGGCACGTTTACCTTGGAAGGCAGCACGTCCTTGGCACGGGACTCGAACAGGTGTTCTAGCCGGGCTGTATCCACCGAGACAGGCTCTAGTGAGGCCcacagggtggggcagggcccaAAGCGGCTGCCAGAGCCTCCATGGACCCCAGCCAGCTTTAGCTCCCGCCAGAAGAGTTTTACTGTCTTCCTCTTGGTGGGGAGGGCTAGGCCATCAGGTGCTGAGGGGGGAAGAGCGgcagctgggggtggtggtgggaagggGCTTTTGAtcggtggggggggtgggggcggaggaGGTGGGGGGCCTCCCGGGAGCGGGGGCGGCAGGGGGGGGACCCCTTTCCCCGCCTCCACAGACTCCGTGTTCAGCACGTCCTGGTCTTCATCCTCCCCCAGATCTGAGAAGTCCAGGTCCCCAATGCAGAGGCTGGGTACGCTGGTAGGGAGCTCCCGGACGGGCTCAGCCTTGGGGCTTGGTGGGGCCAATGGCTCCTTGGGCTCTGGCTCGAGGCTGTGCTGAGTACGGAGCAGGATTTGAGGGGCAGCGCTCTGGGGTGTTCCGGGAGCAGGGGCTGGTTCTGGGGAGCCCCGTAATTCTTGGGTGTCTAGAAAAAGGGAAACAGCCGTCAGTGTCACGTCCTCTGTGGAGCAACAGGGCAACATGGGTGGATTCTGCCCACCCACCTGCTCACCTGGGTGTCCATCGACATCATCGGGCATGGCTCCAGCCAATgtctctgcctggccctgggccagCGCAGCCTGCTTTTCTGTTTCTGCTGCTGCTACATTCTCCAGGAACCGGGCTCTGGGGGGAGGGACTTGTCAGTGAGGGTGTCTGACACACCCCAGCCCAGGGTGGTGCACATGCCTTGCTGGGCCCCTGGGCACTGCCCCTAATTgcaggcacacacagacacacagggaacaGTCCATGCGCTGAGCAGACCCAGgacctgccccgccccccccacaaAGGCCAGCCCCTGTTCAGTCTTCCACATCTGGGGAGGGTCACTACCAACCCAGTATTCCCAGGTCAACATACGGGGAAAAGTTCTACTTAACATCTAACTTGCAACCTTGCTGCTGTTCATGTTCACTGTTCTGATTCTAGACAAGGATCCttagagcagggggaggggaaagctgTCCCAATGGGCACACCAGGCTGTCCCTCCCTTGGCATGTCTAGCAGCTTCTGAGAGCTATGGCCTATGCCCAGAAAAGGGCCTGGTAAACGAAAGGCACTCAGTTTATGTTGAAGTAATAAAGGTGATCCCATCTCTTTTTTGGCCCCTCCAGCTTCTGTTGGCACTCAGTCTCTGTCCTTCCCTTAGACGGAGGTTGCTCCTCCACCTCCGTACCACACAGCACCCTAGATCCCCTCCCAGCCTTAATCCTGGGCTGAGGACACAGGAGAATCGGCTCCAGGTTGGGAGTCCACATCCTCATCACTGATCAAAGCTGTTAAGGTGTCACTGTTAAAGCACTGGGGCCTCTGTGATCCCGGTGAACTGTTCCCCAGTGCTTAGTCCTTGGGTAACCGAGGACACACACGTCTGGGAGAGTCCCCCAGCTCTGGCTGCATCAGGCACGTGGAGCCCCTGCTGGGGGAAGCAATGCCGAAGCCCTGAGCACATGGCAGGCCTGGCAGGCTGGCCTCTGTACTTACTCCAGCCTGGCCTGCCCAGTAGGGAACTGGGGGACAGATGGGCTCTCACGGGCCCTGGGTAGGGGGGAATGAGAGGAAGAAATGGTAATTGTGGTATGTGCTCCACCCCAAAGCCCAGTTGCTCACACCCACACAGAGCTGGGCAGTGATATCAGGGGTTCCTTCCCAGCCAcagtgggaagaggagggagtgggggaggcatGATGTGAGGAAACTGGAAGTGGAGGGGAGAGACCGACATGACGCAGGACAGGGTGCagtaaaagacaaagacagagcAAAACAGGAGAGtcagagacagtgacagagaaacaaagaagggGGTAGAGAGACAGATGACATTGACAAAACACGCAGAATgccagaaagaagaagagaagccGCAGGAGGAGGAGGTCCAGTCAGAGCCGAACCTCACCCCCCAGCAGTCACTTACCAAACAGGAGCAGTTTGGTGAAgtctggaaagaaagagaaagaaagcacgCGTTTGGGCAGAGAAGTTTGGGCAGAGGAGGCGGAGGGCCCGTGGAGGGGCGCAGAGTGGAGGGACAGTTGTAGAAAAGACTCCCGGGACAGCCTCTATCTCCCTACTTACTTGTAGATGCTCCTCTCGCAGGAGCTGTCGGGTGAGGGCATCACGGAGATGGTAGGAAAGAGGCTCAAGGTGGTATGGAGGCCAGAGACAGGGCCCACGGCGCTGGAGGTGGGGCCTGTAGGTGGGGCGGGGCCCacggggctggaggtggggccgGTCGGCAAGGCAGGGCTGgcggaggaggaggtggaggctaCTGGTGAGGCGGGGCCTGTGGAGCTGGAGGTGTGGCCCGTCAGGAGGCAGGGCTCCTCCTGGCGGATCCACCCCTCCGCCTCCGCCAAGGCAGTTCGTTCTTACCCAGGCTCCGGGGAGCGCACTTCTAGAGATCGGCGGATCCTCTTGCCCTCCTCTGAGGAAGGCTTTCGACGGGTGATGCGCCGCCCACCTGCGACGGCTTCTTCGATGTCCCCATCCTCCAACCGCAGGGCGCTCTAGGAGAGTTGAGCCCAGATGGGAGCGACTGAGGCCCAAGTAGGTGGGGTGGGGCACTGGAGAacggcctccctccctcccctcctctctcctgccttcGGGCCCTGACAGCCCAGCCCGCCCTGCCCACCTCATAGAGCATAAGCTGGGCGCGCAGGTCGACGTCAGTGCCCGCGGTGCCCAAGTGGCGCTGGACCAGTGCCTCCATGCCCTGCTGCTCCAGTGCATCCGTCACGTCATAGAAGGAGTCCTGATCCGGGAGCGCTGCCAGAGTCTGGAGGGTGGGGATAGGACGGCAAGGCTAAAGCTGTTGGAGACCAGAAGTCAAGAGCCTGAGGGGCCCAGAATGGCACATGGTTCCCCCTTTGCTCCCCCTATCCCACCTTGTTGATGAGGGTGACAGTGTACACCAGCAACTCGGGGTCAGCGCCATTCTTCTCCTCCAGGATGGACACCAAATTGGCCCATGGAAGAGCACCTGTCACCCAGATAGGGAGCAGTCATATGGGAACAAGTAGGAGAGAGGGCTCTGagcagtggaggagggagggacagtTTCTGACCCGTGGTGCTGGCCACAGAGTTGACTGCACGGATGAACAGTGGTGCGTTGCTCTCAGAGTATTCCACAAACACCAGCAGCAGCTTCAGGGCTGTCTTCACCACCAAGCGGGACTGGGGGGGAAGGGGTCACCATACATGAGTGGGGCTTGGGCCAGACCTGTGCTGGCTCctggtggggagtgggaagggctCCTGGGGCTGGACCCAGAGAGGAGAGTCTAGGCAGAAAGAGCCATCTCTAGGCCCAGGTACTGAAGTGCCTTTGAGGCTTAGAGGGGCCACAGACCCCCTCCATTCCAGACcactttgcagaagaggaaactgaggcccagagagaggcagTGGGAAAAGGGTGCATGGCTGGGTGGAGGGCCACTTACCAGGCTGGCACACAGTGTGTACAGCCACTGCACGGTCTCACTATGGGCCACCACCCCCAGCATCCCATCCACAAAAAGCATCAGCTGGCctagtgctggggacacagggacaAGAAGAGGTCAGTAAGCGGTCACTGAAGGCAGGGgtcatgggggagggggtgaggctGACCTCGGAGGATATAGCTCTGGTAGTTGTGGTCGGCAGCAGCGCCCACATGGATTAGGCAACTCAGCCCCTCTGAGTGCACGAATTCAGGCACCAGGTCCTTGTCCTCCTGCGGGCACCATGGGGGAGTTTAGTGGGGGGAGGCTCAGCCTGgatgcccacccccagcccacctccgGGCCTCACCTGGAAGATCTGCTTTAGTGAGAAGAGGGAGCGGCGGAGCTCAGGGCCACTGGAGCCATACAACTTTTCTGCAAGACGTAGGTGGGCATGGAAACCTCAAGGGGACACACCacaagccccccacccccttctacTGGGACGCAACCACAACCCCCCATCAAAGAATCTTCTAGTACTCTTgaacccccacctcctcctctacTCCCTGACTCTGGGCAAGCCCGACCGCAGTCTAGCAGCTGCCCTGGAAGAAGAGGTCAGGATAGGAATGGGAGGAGTCGCACATCCCGTCTCCCATCTGCTCTGTCTGCTGTCCAGCACAGGCCTGAAACAAACTGAGACAAccggggcaggggttggggggggtacGCTGATATCCTCACACACTCACCTAAGATGGCATTGACTCTCAGAGAGAGCTGGGTCCGCAGGATCAGAGTAGGCTTCCGCCCTTTGCTGGAATCAAGTAGCCCAGTCAGCAGCTCCCAGCCCGTTCCTCGGGGTCCCTCCACCCACACCAAGGCAGCCAAAACCTGGCCACAGCTCCTTTCTCCCCAGCTGCTTCTCCAAGCCAAAGGGTTGTCCAGATAGGAGGGTTTGAAGAACACAGGCATCTCAGGTATGTAGGAgagcccccacccccaacccaggcAACAGGTAACACTGGCCAGGCCTTGGGATTCCCCTGGCACAGTTCCCTGGGGTGGTAGGAGGAGACCCACAGCCCTGGCTAGAGATCAAGTGTCTTGGCTGCTGACACCTGAGCCAGCCCCTCCAGCATGGGGGCAAGGGTGGGAGCCAGCCTAGCGTTCCTGGCCCCATCAGCTCTGACCTGATCTCTTCAAAGAAGCCCTCCAGCATCTCCCGCTGCTCTTCTAGGGACAGCTCAGGGTCCAGGTAGTATCCAGACGGAGACACTTGCAGGGCACAGTCCTCTAGCTGGGGGCAAAGGGAACAGCTGTCAGGGCTGGGGAAGAGGTGGCAGGAGTACATATGGAGACCCCATGACCTCCTACCTCCCACTCAGGGTGCTGGCAGAGGCACACAAGGGCCTGCGGTGCAGCCATGCATTCCTTCAGCAGTCATTTCTCAtgggcctactatgtgcaaagccCATGTGGCTCAAAGAGCTTTCTCCTGGCTCATACCTACCCATTCTTTAGGTTTCAGATTAGAtaatgctttgctttttttttttttttttttttttgccacgccacgcggcttgtgggatcttagttccctgaccagggatagaacccgcgcccttggcagtgaaagcgtggagtcctaaccactggaccgccagggaattcccagataaTGCTTTTTTGGAAAGCCTTCCTGGACTCCTCTGGCCAATGCCATGCAATCCCTCCAGCCCTTGTGTGTACCCTCCTCTTAGGCCTTACACACAGCATTATCACATCCTAGACACTAGTCTCCTTCCCCACTAACTGTGTGTTCTCTGGGTTCAGGCACCATGTCTGTCTTGTCCATGCAATATCTGCAGAGCCTATCACAGCACTtagcacacagcaagtgctccCTAAATGGTTGTTGAGCTACTGAACATGAATGAGGAAGGGGAATGGAGAGAAAATAGGAGGaagttcctgctttcaaggaaGTTCACAGCTGTGAACATTCAACACCCAGGGAAAAGTGTTAAGAATGCTGGGAGGCGCAAACCCAGCTGAGAGGGGGGACGTGTGTCTCCCCGAGTTAAGATAGTGAGGAGAAAGGCTCCCAGTCCCTCCAAGCCTGAGGGTCTTTGCCCTGCCCCAAGTGGGCTACAGTCACCATGGTCCTAGCTGGACCTCAGAGACCTCCAAGAGGCCTATTAAACACCAGGTTTTAGGGTCTGACTCAGTCAGCCTACAGTGGGTCCCTGGAACCTGCACCGTAACAAGAAGTCAGGTGCTCCACCCATGAGTCTGCTGCCCATGTCTCCCACCCCCCTGAGCTGgctccccaccatcaccaccaccaccaccaccaccaggatGACTCTTGGCCCCTTGAGAAGTGCCTGTAGAGAAGCCTAGTGAGGTGACTCTGGAGAGTCTGAGGGCAGCACTGTGCCACTCCCTGATGCCTCCACCATGTAGCACAGTGCCAGTGTGCCCTGCTCAGCAAAGTTCCCTTGACTTGAGTGGTGGTGCTTCTTGAGAGGCCCAGGGAAAGCCCAGCTCTGGAGAGGCAGAGTGTCTTCTGGTCTCCATCTTACTGGGAAAGTCAACCCCAACATTTGTCTTGATGTTCTGtcagccctgccctgctctggaCCCAGCCCAAGGACTTCCAGCTGCCCTTGGTCCCCTGGCGTTAAGGGAGTCCAGCTCCTGCCCCTACCCCTCCTCTGCTTAGTACCCCTGCTCATGCCTGGGAGCCTGAGTTCAGCCTGTAAGGCCCTTTGGTGACACCCACACCTCCCACTCCTTCCCACCCACCAGGCTCCTGCGTGGGACGTGGGACATAGGACAAACACTCCAGCCTGTTTTCTGTCCCACTTCCTGCTTGGCTGCCTGCCCTCCCTTGGGCAGGCctggcctctctcccctccctgggagCAGAGTCATCCTCTCCAGGGCCTACTGGGAATGGGCCCTGAGATAGGGCAGCAAGGCCCCAGAGCTGGGGTCCTTTGTCCGGGGCCAGCTCAGCTGAGGGCAGCCCCACATTCCTCCTGATTCCTCTTCCCACATGGTGACTCAGCAGccaacccaccccacccccagccaggcaCAGCTACATCTCCTTCTGCCTTGGACTGGAGGACTCTGGGACCCTAGAGAAACATATTTCCCCCAAAGTTACAAACACCCTCAGAGACCCCCCAAATCACACACATATAGAATAGCTCATTCATTCAAATAGTCACGAACCAGGCTGGTTTTAGGTGCTGAGGACATAGCAGGGAACAAGATACTGCTTCTGCCTTCCCTGTCTTCCAACCCCGCTGGGGAGGCAGGCAGGTCTGACTCAGAAAAAGGCCACAAATAAATGTAGAAGCACAACCGCCACGGGTGCTaagaaaggggaggggtggggtgctGTAAAGGTAGACACTGGAGGAGTGAGCAGATTCCACCTGGGAGTGGCTTACACACCCAAGAATACAGTCAGGCAGGGTATATATGTGCTACTGGCCACGCACAGGTGAGAAGCACACCCACAGAAAGCTCAGGTCCAGCAAGCTCTCTTCCCCTCCTGCACGCACACTTGCAGGCTCTAATTCCAAGTGAGCTGAGCATGGCCCTCGCCTTCCAGAATACCTGCCTCCATTTGGGGCAGGGCCCTGAAGACTGAATGCTCTACCACCCCCAGCCTCCTCAGATGAGCCCCTTTCCCTCTGTGGTGGTAGCAGTGGCTCCCTAGCCACTTCACCTGTCTTATCCTGCCAGGGCCCCATTTCTGGGGAGGAGGTCCAGAGGTAACAGCCAGCCCAAAGCCTCCGGGACAATGCCCCCCACCCTTAACTGTCTGTCCTGGGTGGAGATGGAGCGGGCAGCAGGGTCAGGCAAGCTCCAAGGAGCGGAGACTTCCTGCCAGCTGGGCATTGCTTGTCCCTCACACCCCTGGCCCCTTCCTGGAGTcacccttctttttttattttttatttttaatttattttttatacagcaggttcatattagttacctattttatacatattagtgtatatatgtcaatcccaatctcccaatgcatcccatcaccaccaccccctgccactttccccccttggtgtccatacgtttgttctctacatctgtgtctctatttctgccctgcaaaccggttcatctgtaccatttttctaggttccacatgtatgcgttaatatacgatatttgtttttctctttctgacttacttgactctgtatgacagtctctagatccatcctgGGGTCACCCTTCTGAGCGCCAAACCTCTGGGCTTTGTTTCTCACACCcgggggctgggccaggctggcGTAAGCCCAAACCCTAGTCCCTGAGGACAGTGCTTGGGGTCAGCACAGGGTCAGTGTAGGCCCACATgttggactccctcctggctcttGTCTTCCACACTTCTCTGATGTTTGTCTTGGGGTGGAGTCTCTCCCTCACTCTTCCCAGGCTCAGCCCCTCGCTTCAGCCTCCAGCCcacttttctctatttatttatttgtttatatttattgaggtatagttgatttacaatattgtataagtttcagtcgtacaacatagtgatccacaatttttaaagattatacttgggaattccctggcggtccagtggttaggactctgcgctttcaccgCCTGGGCCCGTTCTATCCCTGGtcgtcagggaactaggatcccacaagctgcgcagcatggccaaaagaaaaaaaaaaagttatactccatttaaaattgttataaaatattggctatattccttgtgctggacgatatatccttgtagcttatttattttatatatagtagcttgtacctcttaatctcctacccctatcttgccccagCCCACTTTTCTCTTGATTCCTTGGGCTAGGCTTTTCTGGCAGCCCAAACCAACTTGTTACATATGGTTTTACAAGCTTAGGACACCATGGTGCCTACTACCCAATATTTTTCATAACAGTATAATCGAGTGAGAATGCCAGGGGCAAGGAAGTTGGAGAAAAGTGCAGAATTACATGCTGAAGGACTCTTGTTTTAGGAAATAATTTGTTAActacctttttcttctcctttcctaaaAATGTAAGACCCTGTGTTCTGATGACCCTCCTTCCCTTTTATCTTGGGTCTCCAACTGGACCTTGGCTTCCTGAATGAGATGGCATGAATGGGTCTTGAGGAGGGAAGCCCACATTTGTTATGCCTCCTCTGTGTCACACACTGGGCTGCCTGGTTCCTTTGATTCTCCTGATAAtccttttacaggtgaggaaaccaaggctcagaaattCTGTGAATGTGCCCCAGGCTGAATGGAACCAGGGCTAACTGACCTAGATCCTGGGCCAATGGACTTTGGAAGTGCTCCAGGGAACCCTGCAGGGGAGGTGGAGTGAGGGCTGGAGACCGCCCCTCAGCTTTCTGAACTGTGCAAATACCCCAAACTGGTCCTCTTAGTTCCAGCAAGGGAACACAAATGAACACACGCACATCATACACATTGGGGTAACAGTGCGTACTTCTGCCAGGACTAAGTTCGGGTCCCTTACCAGGCTGCAACCCAGAATGAACAGACTGGACATGCTGGCCCCAGGGAAAGATGGGAGGAGACCATGACTCATGCCCACATCACAATCTTCTATAGGCTCCCAAAGAGACCTCCACAGCAAAAAAGGAAAGGGCTCAGTTCATCACCAGAGCACCCCATCTTACCCTTAAGAATCTTCTGGGACCCCTCCAGTTGGTCCCTGTCCCAGAAGGTCAGGTTCACACTTTAGCCCCTTTGTCACAACTGCTCCTGAGGGATAAACTGAGGCTGGAGTAGGGATGGGCAAGGTCAGGAAACAAGTACCACCCCTGTTCCACTCTAATGTTTAGCAGCAGTTGGGGAAACAAAGTTGCTGGTAATGAACAGATTTCTAGGGCTATCTCTGCTGCTAGGAATAGGGGGCTCATCTGGCCTTTGCATCAGGGTCAGAGCAGTACCCAGGTCCCTCTGCCCAGAGCCCAGGGAGAAAGGAGTCTGTGCTATCCCAGATGTGGCAGGGCCTTTGGATATCAGGGAGGGGCTCGTGAGGCAGGCCCAGAAGGGCAAAGGGTAGCACAGAGAGTGGGACAGGGTAGCAGGGAGGGTGGGACTGGGCAGCTCTGGGTAAAAAAATGAGGCAGGGCCAGAGGGCCAGGTTctcccctggggcaggggcaggtccCTGGGCTCTGGCACAGAGGGGAGACAGATATTCCTGAGTTTCCCTGGGGACACCACACATGACCCAAGGCACTGCCAGGAcaccccctatcccacccccagGGCCAGGAGATGAGTCAGAGGCTGTGGCCAGGAGCTTCCTCCTAGACTGGGAGGAAATGAGCAAGGCCTTTTCAGACCTGAGAGctctgaaacatttaaaaaggaagccCCCAGGGGAACTATACAGGCAAGCCACAGCCcaatggggtgtgtgtgggtggagCCACAGAGGGAAAGTGGGCTGGGCCTCTGTACAttcccagggaaggggcagggtaTGGGGGGATGATGGGCGTCAGTGGCCAGAGTGGGAGGCAGAGGTCATTTGGCTGTGAACTGTTCTCCTGCTGGATAACTGTGCAGAGGATGAAACAGTGAGCACAGAACCCCTCCCTCTTATTTTGCTCTACAGCCTGGGATGGGGATGCCTGGGTTTCTGGGCCACCTCTCCCCTCTAGAGGGCTGTGGAGCAGGCCTGAGTCACGTCTGTGCCCCTGGGCCACCCACTTATAGGACTAGGGGAGGGACCAGCTGTTGACATTTCCTACTAGGAGGagccctgctccccctccctcagctctctgatgtccctgcccctgccctaTTCTCAGCCCTTCTTCCTCTGGCCTTCTATTCTGGGGCTGTGGTCACAGTTTATATTTGGGATGAGCACATCACAGTGCATCTGACCATTCCTGGCAGAGCTGCCAGCCCCAGGGAGTCCTGCCTCCAAGCACAGTGGCAACCCAGTGTGCAGGCCCCCATAGTCTGCCTGTGGGGGATATGGCAGTCCTCAGGCACACCAGGTGGGAGTTCTGAAAGTGGGGAGACCAGGAAGGACCGAGTTGGGGGATACTTAACGCATTATTGTAGCTCTCAGCTAGGGAGCAGAGAACAGAGGGCAGAGCACCTGGTTgaaggggtggtggtgatgggtcCCTAAATGAGGGGGAGAGGCAAGGGGTAATTTTGATCCTTTTTCCTGTAGCTGACCTCCCAAACTTGCCCCTAACTGGGAAGAGGGGTGTTAGGGCTAAGTTCTGTCCTCGAGTCGGGGGTGGAAGGAATACTATGTTCTCTGTAGTGCTCCAGGCTTATTTCAGTTCTAGGAGTTCCAGGAGCCTGGAGGCAGGAACCTGGCCTCAGTTCAGCACCACTCTCTCCCCAGAGCCCATTGTGAATGGGAGGTGGCCTCTGGCTAGAGGTGCTTCTTTTAGGTCCACTTCAGTTTGCCCCTTTGAACAGGGCAGGACAAGGAGGGGTCGCATCAAAACTCTGGAGAGGGCAATGTGCTGCTATCTTCAATCCTTGTCCTTGAAGCCTGGGCTCTGCTCAGACACGCGCCACTCCCCAGGCCAATAGTCTCAGCACTTCTCCCGCCCGCGCTCTGAGGCGGGGCAGGCCCGCAGCGCTAGGAATGTAAGCTGGGGGCCTGGCGCCTGGGGCACATTCCAGGGGAGACCCCAGGCCCGGGGGGGGGGCAAGTTTGCGCAACTCGGCGCCCAGCTAAGCCTGGGATCAGGGGAGGGCACCTCCACcaactctctcttctcttcctcaccACTTGGTGCTGACTGGCTGGCGAGGCACCCCGGGAGGTGATTGTGTGCCTCCCAGAGTTCTGGCCCGGAAACCGGGTGCCTGCGAGTGCGCCGGAAAAGGCTGCCTGCGGGGGGCTGAGCgcagggagcaggaggggaggtAGGGCGGGCCATCTGGAAAAGGGCCTCTCCCGGCACTGTGCACGAGTCGGTTCTGGGGTGCAGGCAAACGAGGGCAGGCCGGCGGTTTAAAATTAGCCCGGCCCGCTCCCTCCCTTCCAGCTTCACGGCCGGCGGCGGCAGCTGTACGAGACGGTGGGGGCGGTGACTCAAAGGGCTCTTCCACCAGTGCAGCCTCCCGCGCTCGGGGTGTCCCGGGCCAGGCCGCTTCCCGGGAACTCCCCTCAGCCCGTGAAGACTCTTCTCCACCGGCACTCCCCAGCCGGGCCTCACCAGGCAGGGACAACACTCTGTCCGGCTGGACCCAATCCAGCCTCCAGACACCTCCAGTGGCCCGCCCCGGGTCCGCCCTCCTCGTGGTCCCGCCCCCACCTGACCTGAGGCAGGTGAAAGCTGGTCTATCCCCAGCTCTGTCTCCTAAGTCCGCTACCGCCCAAACACCCACACCACCCTATCCAGAGCAGTTAACCAGGCAGACTGGCAGCGAGCGGACCCCGAGCGCCTCCCCAGGTGGGCCTCATTTCGAGGGCCAGCCTGGGTGCCGCAGAGTACAAGCTCCCATCCTCCCTTCTTCAGCTTCCCTCAACTTGAG from Balaenoptera musculus isolate JJ_BM4_2016_0621 chromosome 19, mBalMus1.pri.v3, whole genome shotgun sequence includes:
- the FHOD1 gene encoding FH1/FH2 domain-containing protein 1 isoform X4 — protein: MAGEEDRGDGEPVSVVTVRVQYLEDTDPFACANFPEPRRAPTCSLDGALPLGAQIPALHHLLGAPLKLEDCALQVSPSGYYLDPELSLEEQREMLEGFFEEISKGRKPTLILRTQLSLRVNAILEKLYGSSGPELRRSLFSLKQIFQEDKDLVPEFVHSEGLSCLIHVGAAADHNYQSYILRALGQLMLFVDGMLGVVAHSETVQWLYTLCASLSRLVVKTALKLLLVFVEYSESNAPLFIRAVNSVASTTGALPWANLVSILEEKNGADPELLVYTVTLINKTLAALPDQDSFYDVTDALEQQGMEALVQRHLGTAGTDVDLRAQLMLYESALRLEDGDIEEAVAGGRRITRRKPSSEEGKRIRRSLEVRSPEPGSTGPASPVASTSSSASPALPTGPTSSPVGPAPPTGPTSSAVGPVSGLHTTLSLFPTISVMPSPDSSCERSIYKLHQTAPVWARESPSVPQFPTGQARLEARFLENVAAAETEKQAALAQGQAETLAGAMPDDVDGHPDTQELRGSPEPAPAPGTPQSAAPQILLRTQHSLEPEPKEPLAPPSPKAEPVRELPTSVPSLCIGDLDFSDLGEDEDQDVLNTESVEAGKGVPPLPPPLPGGPPPPPPPPPPPIKSPFPPPPPAAALPPSAPDGLALPTKRKTVKLFWRELKLAGVHGGSGSRFGPCPTLWASLEPVSVDTARLEHLFESRAKDVLPSKKLLTMMPTEEERQKIEEAQLANPDIPLGPAENFLMTLASIRGLAARLQLWAFKLDYDSMEREIAEPLFDLKVGMQQLVQNATFHCILATLLAVGNFLNGSQSSGFELSYLEKVSEVKDTVRRQSLLHHLCSLVLQTRPDSSDLYSEIPALIRCAKVDFEQLTENLGQLERRSRAAEESLRSLSKHELAPALRARLTHFLSHCTRRVAMLRVVHRRVCNRFHAFLLYLGYTAQAAREARVMQFCHTLREFALEYRTCRDRVLQQQQKRATYRERNKTRGRMITETEKFSGVAAGETPSNPSIPVAVSSGPGEGDADSHASMKSLLASKPEDTTHGRRSRGMVQSSSPVMPTAVGPCTVPPEEPPGSSLPSDTSDEIMDLLVQSVTKSSPRALAARERKRSRGNRKSLRRTLKSGLGEDLVQALGLSKGPGLEV